The Pseudomonas baetica genome includes a region encoding these proteins:
- a CDS encoding alpha/beta fold hydrolase, whose protein sequence is MNTLKWVRGINGTLGWIAPQRVASKMRLAFMTPRSLPLRDWELPLLANSERITLRFGLSALRWGQGPTVLLMHGWEGRPTQFAALITALVEAGYTVVALDGPAHGRSPGREANVVLFARAMLEAAAELPPLQAVIGHSMGGASAMLAVQLGLRTETLVSIAAPARILGVLRGFARYVGMPPRARSAFIRQVEQDVGMRAATLDVAHYQLDMPGLIVHAEDDKLVSVKESRLIHESWFDSRLLRLEAGGHQRVLADPRVIDGVLSLLAGRSLQARQSA, encoded by the coding sequence ATGAACACGTTGAAGTGGGTTCGTGGCATTAATGGCACCTTGGGCTGGATTGCACCGCAACGAGTGGCAAGCAAAATGCGCCTGGCGTTCATGACGCCGCGGTCGCTGCCTCTGCGCGATTGGGAGTTGCCGTTGCTGGCCAATTCCGAACGGATCACTTTACGCTTCGGTCTGTCAGCCCTGCGCTGGGGCCAAGGCCCGACCGTTTTGCTGATGCACGGCTGGGAAGGGCGGCCAACCCAATTCGCCGCGCTGATCACCGCGCTGGTCGAGGCCGGTTACACGGTCGTCGCGCTCGATGGCCCGGCTCACGGCAGATCTCCAGGGCGTGAAGCCAATGTCGTGCTGTTCGCTCGGGCGATGCTCGAAGCCGCTGCCGAACTGCCGCCCTTGCAAGCGGTGATCGGCCACTCCATGGGCGGTGCCAGTGCGATGCTCGCCGTGCAACTGGGCTTGCGCACCGAAACCCTCGTCAGCATTGCTGCTCCCGCGCGAATTCTCGGCGTGCTACGTGGTTTCGCACGCTACGTCGGCATGCCGCCCAGAGCACGTTCCGCGTTCATTCGTCAGGTCGAGCAGGATGTCGGCATGCGTGCGGCCACGCTGGACGTCGCCCACTATCAACTGGATATGCCGGGCCTGATCGTGCATGCCGAGGACGACAAACTCGTCTCGGTCAAAGAATCGCGACTGATCCACGAGTCCTGGTTCGACAGCCGTCTGCTGCGCCTTGAAGCGGGCGGTCATCAGCGTGTGCTGGCCGACCCCCGGGTGATTGATGGCGTGTTATCACTGCTGGCCGGCCGCAGCCTGCAGGCACGGCAATCGGCGTAA
- a CDS encoding acyl-CoA thioesterase, whose amino-acid sequence MGWDRATPFTIDLQVGAEDIDGLGHANNAVYVTWLERCAWRHSQRLGLDLVEYRRLDRAMAVVRHEIDYLAAAYEGDELQLATWIVDWDQRLKMTRHFQLIRPSDNTTLLRAQTTFVCIELSTGKPKRMPAEFIEGYGPAIQSLESANI is encoded by the coding sequence ATGGGTTGGGATCGGGCGACGCCGTTTACCATTGATCTGCAAGTGGGCGCCGAGGACATTGACGGCCTGGGACACGCGAACAACGCGGTGTACGTGACTTGGCTTGAGCGCTGCGCCTGGCGCCACTCGCAGCGTCTGGGGCTGGATCTGGTCGAGTACCGGCGCCTGGATCGGGCGATGGCGGTGGTGCGTCACGAAATCGATTACCTGGCCGCCGCCTATGAGGGCGACGAACTGCAGTTGGCGACCTGGATCGTCGATTGGGATCAGCGCCTGAAAATGACCCGGCACTTCCAGCTGATCCGTCCGAGTGACAACACCACGCTGCTGCGCGCGCAGACCACGTTTGTCTGTATCGAGCTGTCCACCGGCAAGCCCAAGCGCATGCCGGCCGAGTTCATCGAGGGTTATGGCCCGGCGATCCAGTCTCTCGAGTCAGCGAATATCTAA
- a CDS encoding tRNA dihydrouridine synthase, translating to MQIALAPMEGLVDDILRDVLTRVGGIDWCVTEFIRVNDQLLTPAYFHKFGPELLNGARTASGVPLRVQLLGSDPVCLAENAALACELGSQVIDLNFGCPAKTVNKSRGGAVLLKEPELLNQIVEHVRRAVPAHIPVTAKMRLGFDSPDGSLVCATALAEGGAEHIVVHARTKMDGYKPPAHWEWIPRVQDVVKVPVFANGDIWSVEDWRRCREISGVEDIMLGRGLVSRPDLAKQIAAARAGEEVVEMTWAELMPLIQDFWLQAKAQMTARQSPGRLKQWLAMLTRNYPEATELFTVLRRETEPDQVSRLLGLPAAEAA from the coding sequence ATGCAAATTGCTCTGGCGCCCATGGAGGGGTTGGTCGACGACATCCTTCGCGACGTGCTGACCCGCGTTGGCGGCATCGACTGGTGCGTGACCGAATTCATTCGGGTCAACGATCAGTTGCTCACCCCGGCCTATTTCCACAAGTTCGGCCCGGAGCTGCTCAACGGTGCGCGCACGGCGTCCGGTGTGCCACTGCGCGTTCAGTTGCTGGGCTCGGACCCGGTGTGCCTGGCGGAAAACGCTGCGCTGGCCTGCGAGCTCGGCTCCCAAGTGATCGACCTCAACTTTGGCTGCCCGGCCAAGACCGTCAACAAATCCCGTGGCGGTGCGGTACTGCTCAAAGAGCCGGAACTGCTCAATCAGATCGTCGAGCACGTGCGTCGCGCCGTGCCGGCCCACATTCCCGTGACCGCGAAGATGCGCCTGGGCTTCGATAGCCCGGACGGCTCGCTGGTCTGTGCTACTGCGTTGGCCGAAGGCGGCGCCGAACACATCGTGGTTCACGCCCGGACCAAAATGGACGGCTATAAACCGCCGGCGCATTGGGAGTGGATTCCTCGCGTGCAGGACGTGGTGAAGGTGCCGGTGTTCGCCAACGGTGATATCTGGAGCGTCGAAGACTGGCGCCGTTGCCGCGAAATCAGCGGCGTGGAAGACATCATGCTCGGTCGCGGTCTGGTTTCGCGCCCGGATCTGGCCAAACAGATTGCCGCTGCACGGGCTGGCGAAGAAGTGGTCGAGATGACTTGGGCCGAGCTGATGCCGCTGATCCAGGACTTCTGGTTGCAGGCCAAGGCGCAGATGACTGCACGTCAATCCCCGGGTCGTCTGAAGCAATGGCTGGCCATGCTGACGCGCAATTATCCCGAAGCCACCGAGCTGTTTACCGTCCTGCGCCGTGAGACGGAACCGGATCAGGTCTCGCGTTTACTCGGTCTGCCTGCCGCCGAAGCGGCCTGA
- a CDS encoding Hsp20 family protein has translation MSTAFSLAPLFRSSVGFDRFNDLFETALRNEPGSSYPPYNVEKHGDDQYRIVVAAAGFQEEDLELQVEKGVLTISGGKRDANEGVTFLHQGIAQRAFKLSFRLADHIEIKAAGLSNGLLSIDLLRVIPEEAKAKRIPINGEQKPALQH, from the coding sequence ATGAGTACTGCATTTTCCCTCGCACCACTGTTCCGTTCCTCGGTAGGTTTCGACCGTTTCAATGACTTGTTCGAAACCGCCCTGCGCAACGAGCCAGGCAGCAGCTATCCACCCTACAACGTGGAAAAACACGGTGACGATCAATACCGCATCGTCGTGGCGGCAGCCGGGTTCCAGGAAGAAGACCTGGAGCTGCAAGTCGAGAAGGGTGTGCTGACCATCAGTGGCGGCAAGCGTGATGCCAACGAAGGCGTGACCTTCCTGCATCAGGGCATCGCCCAGCGTGCGTTCAAGCTGTCCTTCCGCCTGGCCGATCACATCGAGATCAAGGCCGCCGGTCTGAGCAACGGTCTGCTGAGCATCGACCTGTTGCGCGTGATCCCGGAAGAAGCGAAGGCCAAACGCATCCCGATCAACGGGGAGCAAAAACCGGCTCTGCAGCACTGA
- a CDS encoding DUF1266 domain-containing protein yields MDEIEQRWLYALSAPLVALNPDADYAAPTYCFDLKHVDVEGGWGITTRAQLLDMLSTADTGHATSLNDAYRQWERCLPSEWQALLDTLDTRQRAFYELASRTFGECGAGGIRAWDIGRMGFLLRSAVLHGWIDLTESLWLHGRMAARARYYYDSWTSYLNGFVIGKAFWHCLGNKDEELAHEYDRQGDYIGTTVVIRKLDRDAREFFAQLPWDMPLHLLERPDSLGEFDWS; encoded by the coding sequence ATGGACGAAATCGAACAGCGCTGGCTATATGCGCTTTCTGCGCCTTTGGTCGCCCTCAATCCCGATGCCGACTACGCCGCCCCCACTTATTGCTTCGACCTCAAACACGTCGATGTCGAAGGCGGCTGGGGCATTACCACACGCGCGCAATTGCTCGATATGTTGAGCACAGCCGACACCGGGCACGCGACGTCTTTGAATGACGCCTACCGACAGTGGGAACGTTGCCTGCCGTCTGAATGGCAAGCCCTGCTCGACACGCTGGATACCCGCCAGCGCGCCTTTTATGAGTTGGCCAGTCGTACGTTCGGCGAATGTGGCGCTGGCGGTATTCGCGCCTGGGACATTGGCCGAATGGGCTTTCTGTTGCGCTCGGCGGTGCTGCACGGCTGGATCGATCTCACCGAAAGTCTCTGGCTGCACGGCCGCATGGCGGCGCGAGCGCGGTACTACTACGACAGTTGGACGAGTTACCTGAATGGCTTTGTCATCGGTAAAGCCTTCTGGCATTGCCTGGGCAATAAAGATGAGGAACTTGCCCACGAATACGATCGGCAAGGCGACTACATCGGCACCACAGTGGTCATCAGAAAGCTTGATCGCGATGCCCGCGAATTTTTTGCCCAGTTGCCCTGGGACATGCCCTTGCATCTGCTTGAACGGCCCGACTCATTAGGGGAGTTCGACTGGTCATGA
- a CDS encoding DUF805 domain-containing protein, with translation MSCWIHLGIEPTKDNDVIRGAYRARLPQHHPETDPEGFQALREAYERALRFAREQPTEADEPVDDEVSPADQTLADFEALLIDPARRFSPAAWQAFNLELDRLPLEVLDDVCWPLLRELLDAGPISHACARLLAQRLGWASRMLDLAFDNARHVDEFLKRIAAPDPFDTSLMCHWPVVAQLEALWYVRTLNHLHHNASLDDFRYFASLHTCIPLPADDALVQRLAIQFSQAGIASKDFLDIVSEQHRLAPEDVDWLYLLACQRSALGMEELALQAWVQLWREHQHPKAATWLLDLCARHQPQRLPLLIQAFDRLENFRAWSADLSDVTQEYGSPSQRPETLGRWFRARQLDLQGIADAFVEWRISGDELPLLAWLIIASDDPALQTLYQHAWALHRGDVPLLQRVMDAPATPEVLDQLVLEGFKYQADQQICWLTQAPIPRALQAFLSSEESAQLPPELQKGEPLELSLLWMRRLRAYDARSLARLDEAFSLDKRDVVLDGLKLQAQLAEQGMLLPAIDNPEAVWEWHRQALYLLAILDEPTRWLGAQSAHCIDSMSVAREHPLARLQPLLCRLNREQGSASGLLGWLQAADPVHALLARKLFSVQEALDSTRLLSNDRLYECMRSDISRFNDDLLGRMLLGGVLYHDPLLNAQQRKFLLESITEVVNPQDWFDGFRHSLIKGEPTRPPREVLEDDGVDYTNAFYLALDVLKDLARYGSAGVPRQKILMRMQQAKDDTHNGLGLRFAFSALLSWSERLLLAKADTRPTPATAFWRLGTRLGREAFIGQVIGIVLLTPLLALFSGSMFSAFVVLAAALMLMLSAILRRLHDMGRGVATFLVLAGLTPVLPFLPLVLFGFPGEKLPNRYGVPPDSDREDTLSGGLQAALRRLNG, from the coding sequence ATGAGCTGCTGGATTCACTTGGGTATCGAGCCCACCAAAGACAATGACGTCATTCGCGGCGCCTACCGCGCGCGCTTGCCGCAACATCATCCTGAAACCGATCCGGAAGGATTTCAGGCACTGCGCGAAGCGTACGAACGTGCACTGCGTTTCGCCCGCGAGCAGCCTACCGAGGCGGACGAGCCAGTCGATGACGAGGTGAGTCCTGCCGACCAGACGTTGGCAGATTTCGAAGCGCTGCTGATCGATCCGGCACGTCGCTTCAGCCCGGCAGCTTGGCAGGCATTCAATCTAGAGTTGGATCGCCTGCCGCTGGAAGTGCTGGACGATGTTTGCTGGCCATTGTTGCGTGAATTGCTCGACGCGGGACCGATTTCCCACGCCTGCGCACGCTTGTTGGCGCAGCGCCTGGGCTGGGCGAGCCGGATGCTTGATCTGGCTTTCGACAACGCCCGGCATGTCGATGAGTTTTTGAAACGGATAGCCGCGCCGGACCCGTTCGACACGTCGTTGATGTGCCATTGGCCCGTCGTCGCGCAATTGGAAGCGCTCTGGTATGTGCGCACGCTGAATCATCTTCACCATAACGCTTCGCTCGACGATTTCCGCTATTTCGCCAGCCTGCACACCTGCATCCCGCTGCCTGCCGATGATGCACTGGTGCAACGTCTGGCGATCCAGTTCAGTCAGGCCGGCATTGCCAGTAAAGACTTTCTCGACATCGTCAGTGAGCAGCATCGGCTGGCGCCGGAGGATGTTGACTGGCTTTATCTGCTGGCCTGTCAACGCAGTGCGCTGGGCATGGAAGAGTTGGCGCTTCAGGCGTGGGTGCAACTCTGGCGAGAACATCAACATCCGAAAGCCGCCACCTGGTTGCTGGATTTGTGTGCGCGCCATCAACCACAGCGCTTGCCGCTGCTGATCCAGGCGTTTGATCGTCTGGAAAATTTCCGCGCCTGGTCCGCTGACCTCAGTGATGTCACCCAGGAATACGGCAGTCCTTCGCAGCGTCCGGAAACCTTGGGGCGCTGGTTCCGCGCGCGTCAGCTCGACTTGCAGGGCATCGCCGATGCCTTTGTCGAATGGCGCATCAGCGGTGACGAATTGCCCTTGCTGGCGTGGCTGATTATTGCCAGCGACGACCCGGCACTTCAGACGCTGTACCAGCACGCCTGGGCTTTGCATCGCGGCGATGTGCCGTTGCTGCAACGCGTCATGGATGCACCAGCGACTCCGGAGGTTCTTGATCAGCTGGTGCTGGAAGGCTTCAAGTACCAAGCCGATCAACAGATCTGCTGGTTGACCCAGGCCCCCATTCCGCGTGCCTTGCAAGCGTTTCTGAGCAGCGAAGAATCGGCGCAGCTGCCGCCGGAACTGCAAAAGGGCGAGCCGCTGGAGCTCAGTCTGCTGTGGATGCGCCGCTTGCGAGCCTATGATGCGCGGTCGCTGGCCCGGCTGGACGAGGCATTCAGCCTGGACAAGCGCGACGTCGTGCTCGATGGCCTGAAGCTGCAAGCGCAGCTGGCCGAGCAGGGCATGCTGCTGCCAGCCATCGATAACCCTGAGGCTGTCTGGGAATGGCATCGTCAGGCGTTGTACCTGCTGGCGATCCTCGACGAGCCGACACGTTGGCTGGGTGCGCAATCGGCGCACTGCATTGATTCGATGAGCGTTGCGCGTGAGCATCCATTGGCGCGTTTGCAGCCGCTGCTGTGTCGATTGAATCGCGAGCAGGGCAGCGCCAGTGGCCTGCTTGGCTGGCTGCAAGCAGCCGATCCGGTGCATGCCTTGCTCGCGCGTAAATTGTTCAGCGTACAGGAGGCGCTCGACAGTACGCGGCTGTTGAGCAATGACCGTTTGTACGAGTGCATGCGCAGCGACATCAGCCGCTTCAATGATGATTTGCTCGGCCGCATGCTGTTGGGCGGGGTGCTGTATCACGATCCGCTGCTGAATGCGCAACAGCGCAAATTCCTGCTTGAGAGCATTACCGAAGTCGTCAATCCTCAGGATTGGTTCGACGGATTCCGCCACAGTCTGATCAAAGGTGAACCCACACGCCCGCCGCGTGAGGTGCTGGAGGATGACGGCGTTGATTACACCAACGCGTTTTACCTGGCGCTGGATGTGCTCAAGGATCTGGCGCGTTACGGTAGCGCCGGGGTGCCGCGACAGAAAATTCTGATGCGCATGCAGCAGGCCAAGGACGACACGCACAATGGCCTCGGCTTACGCTTTGCCTTCAGTGCATTGCTGTCGTGGTCAGAGCGTTTGCTGTTGGCCAAGGCTGACACTCGGCCGACGCCTGCAACCGCGTTCTGGCGCCTAGGCACACGACTGGGGCGCGAGGCATTTATCGGTCAAGTGATCGGTATCGTGCTGCTTACGCCATTGCTGGCATTGTTCAGTGGTTCGATGTTTTCCGCTTTCGTGGTGTTGGCAGCGGCGCTGATGCTCATGCTCAGCGCCATTCTGCGGCGCTTGCATGACATGGGCCGAGGTGTCGCGACCTTTCTGGTGCTTGCCGGTCTGACGCCTGTCTTGCCGTTTCTGCCGCTGGTGCTGTTCGGCTTTCCCGGCGAGAAGCTGCCCAACCGCTACGGTGTACCACCGGACAGTGATCGTGAGGACACGTTATCCGGCGGTTTGCAGGCCGCGTTACGTCGACTCAACGGTTAG
- a CDS encoding molecular chaperone HscC, giving the protein MQDATLPRPALLGIDLGTTNSLIAVWQEGQARLIPNALGDVLTPSVVSLDEDDTILVGKAARARLTTHPERTAAAFKRFMGSDKQVQLGNRQFSPEELSALVLGSLKQDAEAFLGHTVSEAVISVPAYFSDEQRKRTLFAAELAGLSVTRLINEPTAAAMAYGLHEQKFERTLIFDLGGGTFDVTVLEYALPLIEVHASTGDNFLGGEDFTAALLQACLKNWQLTPSMIDAQGMASLGDALEQLKCKLGEGTQPLSWRHAGKTLEWSLDEAAAVKIWEPLLGRLRAPIEQALRDARLKPRDLDSLVLVGGATRMSAVQQMVATLFGRLPYRHLDPDTIVALGAATQAACKARDGAVEELILTDVCPYTLGIETMRGKGIEGAFSPIIERNTIIPTSRVERYQTTYPQQKQIRIEVYQGERPWVRDNIFIDAFDVTLTPIDHIQALDVRFSYDINGLLEVDVTLLETGERHSHSIDRSPTGLDQQSRQTSHERLAALKIHPRDALPNRTLLARLERAWMQSLGDERQRIAEWLDSFTSVLGGQRSEEIASHRSQLNKVLDELHL; this is encoded by the coding sequence ATGCAGGATGCAACCCTTCCCCGCCCGGCCCTGCTGGGCATTGACCTTGGCACCACCAACAGCCTGATCGCCGTCTGGCAGGAGGGTCAGGCCCGGTTGATTCCCAACGCCCTCGGCGACGTGCTGACCCCCTCGGTGGTCAGCCTCGATGAGGACGACACGATTCTGGTCGGCAAAGCCGCCCGCGCCCGACTGACCACCCACCCGGAACGTACCGCGGCGGCTTTCAAGCGATTCATGGGCAGCGACAAACAAGTCCAGCTTGGCAATCGTCAGTTCAGCCCGGAAGAGTTGTCGGCACTGGTGCTCGGCTCGCTCAAGCAGGACGCCGAAGCATTTCTTGGCCACACGGTGTCGGAAGCAGTGATTTCCGTGCCGGCGTATTTCAGCGACGAGCAACGCAAGCGCACGCTGTTTGCTGCGGAACTGGCCGGACTGTCCGTCACCCGCCTGATCAATGAGCCGACCGCTGCCGCCATGGCCTATGGGCTGCATGAGCAGAAATTCGAACGCACGCTGATCTTCGATCTGGGCGGCGGCACCTTTGACGTCACGGTGCTGGAATATGCGCTGCCGTTGATTGAGGTGCACGCGTCCACCGGCGACAACTTCCTCGGCGGCGAAGACTTCACCGCCGCGCTGCTGCAAGCCTGCCTCAAGAACTGGCAACTGACCCCGTCGATGATCGACGCGCAAGGCATGGCCAGCCTTGGCGATGCGCTGGAACAGCTCAAATGCAAACTCGGCGAAGGCACGCAGCCATTGAGCTGGCGGCATGCCGGCAAGACGTTGGAATGGTCGCTGGACGAAGCCGCTGCAGTGAAGATCTGGGAGCCACTGCTCGGCCGTTTGCGCGCACCGATCGAACAAGCCCTGCGCGACGCCCGACTGAAACCCCGCGACCTCGACAGCCTGGTGCTGGTGGGCGGCGCTACGCGGATGTCGGCGGTGCAGCAAATGGTCGCCACACTATTTGGGCGCTTGCCTTATCGGCATCTTGATCCGGATACGATCGTTGCGCTGGGTGCGGCAACGCAAGCAGCGTGCAAGGCGCGCGATGGGGCGGTAGAAGAACTGATCCTGACCGATGTCTGCCCTTACACATTGGGTATCGAGACCATGCGCGGCAAAGGCATCGAAGGGGCCTTCTCGCCCATCATCGAGCGCAACACCATCATTCCGACGTCACGGGTGGAGCGCTATCAAACGACTTATCCGCAGCAGAAACAAATCCGTATCGAGGTATATCAAGGCGAACGGCCGTGGGTGCGCGACAACATTTTCATCGATGCTTTCGATGTCACGCTGACGCCGATCGATCATATTCAGGCACTTGATGTGCGCTTCAGCTATGACATCAATGGCCTGCTTGAAGTCGATGTCACGCTGCTGGAAACCGGCGAACGCCACAGCCACAGCATCGACCGCAGCCCTACCGGGCTTGACCAGCAATCGCGCCAGACCAGCCACGAGCGTTTGGCCGCACTGAAAATTCATCCCCGCGACGCCCTGCCCAACCGCACCCTGCTGGCGAGACTGGAACGTGCGTGGATGCAAAGCCTCGGCGACGAGCGTCAGCGCATCGCCGAATGGCTGGACAGTTTCACTTCGGTGCTGGGTGGTCAGCGATCAGAAGAAATCGCCAGCCACCGCTCACAACTCAACAAAGTGCTGGATGAGCTGCATCTCTAA